DNA sequence from the Catharus ustulatus isolate bCatUst1 unplaced genomic scaffold, bCatUst1.pri.v2 scaffold_103_arrow_ctg1, whole genome shotgun sequence genome:
attttggggaattttggggggatttggggatttttggattcTGGGGTCTGAatttggagggattttggagTGTTTTGGGGAATTgtggggggggggttggggaattttggggggatgggggaatttggtttttttggaggggattttggggtttgggggggtttgaagatttgggggggctttgtGGTCTAGGTTTGGGGGGGTCTTAGGGGaaatttgtgggattttttggtttttagggaaattttggggggattttgggggggttttaggggaattttggggggatttggggatttttgggtggatggAAAACttgtgggggatttggggtctgaatttgaggggattttggggaggtttgagagaatttttggggatttgggggattttgtttAGGGGGGGTTTAGGGGATATTTGGGGGCATTccggggatttttgggggatgttttgAGGATTTGGGAGGTTCTGGGGGAGGGAATTCGGcgggaggggtccccaaaatccccccgggctgccccaaatcccccccacccccccattgTGCCTCCCCccctttttatcccaaaatccttTTTAGGGCAGGGTTGaggtttcccatcccaaaaatatccccaaaaaatcactaaTCTcgcccccaaaatctcaaaaaatcacaaaaaatctaaaaaaacccaacccaaaaatctcaaaaaatatcccaaaaatttctaaaaacaaccctaaaaaatccccaaaaattcctcaaaaaaatccccccaaaatcccaaaaatttctcaaaaaaatccccaaaaattcctttaaaaatcacaaaaattttttctcaaaagaaattcctaaaaaatacctaaaaaatcccaaaactgcaaaaaaaatcattaaagatttcaaaaaaatcccaaaaaaatccccaaaaataccaaaaaattcctttaaaaataaaaaaattacaaaaaatcccccccccaaaaatccccaaagtgctgaaaaatctttttaaaaatcgaaaaaaaattcaacaaaataaaaaaaaattgcaacccCCCGCTAagaaaaatccctccaaaaatcgcaaaaattcccaaaaaaaagtctaaaaaaatcccaaaaaatctcaaaccctccccccaaaaatcccgaaaaatcaaaaaaatccccccaaaaatcccccaaaaaatcccccccaaaatctcaaaatatccccccaaaaattccaaaaaatccctccaaattcccaaaatattcgaaaaaatttgaaaaaaaattcccaacaaatccccccaaaaatctaaaaaaccctcccccaaaatccctcaaaaatccctcaacaatcccctaaaaaattccttaaaaatcccacaaaaatccacaaaaaacccaaccacaaaatctaaaaaccaccaaaaaatcaaaaaaaaatccccaaaaaatccccaaaaaatccccaaaaatccgccaaaaaatcccccagaattcTAAAACCAGCCCCCAAGCTCCCCGTGTGCCGTGTCCCCCAGCGCAGCTGTGCCGGCTCTGTTGGCGCTGGCGCTGCGGGGCCCGCTCTGGTTGCCCGCGCTCCTTTAcgggctctggctgctggcgGACCGGGACACTCCCCGCCGCGGGGGGCGCCCTTGCGCCTGGGTGCGGGCCTGGCCCGTCTGGCGTCACTTCCGGGATTATTTCCCCGTCTCGGTGAGcctggggggggttgggggtgtctgagggggtttggggttcttggctggggttttgggggggttctgtggggttttgaggggtttggggggattttgggggttttgaggggttttggggagtttggggagtcttggggggttttagggggtttCGGGAGGGTTTcgggagggttttggggggtcctgggggatttttgggggggtttcgGGGTCCTTGAGTGGAATTTTCGGGGATGCtgcggggtttggggggtttttggggggttggggaggggatttgggggtctctggtggttctttgggagggttttggggggtcttgaggggtttgggggtctctgatggggttttggagggatttGAGTTCCTTGagtggagatttgggggggttttggggggtccttgagggattttgggaggagtttgggagggtttggg
Encoded proteins:
- the LOC117011285 gene encoding 2-acylglycerol O-acyltransferase 2-B-like — protein: NQPPSSPCAVSPSAAVPALLALALRGPLWLPALLYGLWLLADRDTPRRGGRPCAWVRAWPVWRHFRDYFPVSLIRTTPLDPHRNSIFGFHPHGVLAAGAFGNFCTEATGFGALFPGLRPHLLTLPCWFGVLRTLQPRTLF